Within Candidatus Francisella endociliophora, the genomic segment GATCTCTATTCCAACTAAAGATAAAAATGTAATTGCTGAAATCAAAGAACTATTAAGTGAACCAAACTTTATTCGTACCATTAAAGGAGAAGGAGCTTAACAATGGCTATGCTAAGAGCTTATGTTGCTAAAGCGACATACAACTGGTTGGTTGATCATGGGTTTACACCTTATGTATTAGTCGATACAGAATATGAGAATGTCGTCGTGCCGACAAACTATATAGATGAAGATAAAAAGATCTTATTAGACTTATCTCCTCAAGCTATACAAAATCTTAACATAGATGATAACCACATTTCTTTTGATGCTACTTTTGATGGTGAACCAATGTTGGTGAATCTACCCATCGAAGCTGTTCTTGAAGTATTTTCTAAAGAGACAGAACAAGGTATGTACGCTCGTGAATTTGGCTATGGTATCAATATTGATGAAGGAGAAGATGATGAAACAGCTAATCCTAAAAAGCCTGGTCAATCAAACTCAGATAATGTTCTTACTTTAGATTAACTCACCAAATACTTATCTTTCTAAAATTTCATACTCTTTTCTAAGAATAGACATTATATGAAATGATTCATACTTATTTTTTAAACTATTAAACTCATAATCTCGTAGCATTCCCTCTATAACAAAACCTAGAGACTTGTATATATGTATAGCTCGAGTATTAAAATCTTTAACATCAAGCCAGACTCTATGAGCTTGAGTATTCTTAAAAATCCAATTTAATATTAATTCAAAAGCAGCTTTACCATAACCTTTGCCTTTATATAAGGAGCTGATAGCAATTCGTTTAATATGAATAGAGTTATGTTTATTTAGTAGCTCTGTTATTATTACAAACCCAACCTTATTACCTAAAGAATCTTTAATAATAAAATATATAATATCATCATTTTTTAGTGCCTCTCTATGCTGGCTGTAAGTCCATTTCCCAATATATAAAGAATTTTCTGAATCATTCTCTATATCTAAAATAAACCTTATATCAT encodes:
- the mglB gene encoding transcriptional regulator MglB codes for the protein MAMLRAYVAKATYNWLVDHGFTPYVLVDTEYENVVVPTNYIDEDKKILLDLSPQAIQNLNIDDNHISFDATFDGEPMLVNLPIEAVLEVFSKETEQGMYAREFGYGINIDEGEDDETANPKKPGQSNSDNVLTLD
- a CDS encoding GNAT family N-acetyltransferase, whose amino-acid sequence is MISKCETIQLKLADQNDIRFILDIENDSENSLYIGKWTYSQHREALKNDDIIYFIIKDSLGNKVGFVIITELLNKHNSIHIKRIAISSLYKGKGYGKAAFELILNWIFKNTQAHRVWLDVKDFNTRAIHIYKSLGFVIEGMLRDYEFNSLKNKYESFHIMSILRKEYEILER